One Kineococcus radiotolerans SRS30216 = ATCC BAA-149 DNA window includes the following coding sequences:
- a CDS encoding FAD-dependent oxidoreductase: protein MSSQFLVVGAGLAGASAAWRLTERGCSVTLVERDVPASAQGSSHGSARIFRYAYPERTYVDLVAASEPGWAELEARHGAALVIRCGALDFGARRDPHGLAAVLAAAGVEHELVPREQARERWPHVAVDTDVLHHAAGGVLDAETTVRTMVAAARAGGAEVLTGWPLQRLERTGAGFTAHAADGRTLSAGRVVVSAGGWLPDLLGDLPLPAGFLAAFPRLEVREENAFHFPYRDAGADWPALIHEDEDLSVYALPGGRDAGFRGQKVAEFNGGRVLPSAAARTGVVDPANRARVVDHVRRFLPGLEPEPYAETTCLFTSTPTEDFVVDGAEGVTVLSPCSGHGAKFAPLLGEVAADVALGTGSVPERFRVGVARG from the coding sequence GTGAGTTCGCAGTTCCTCGTCGTGGGCGCCGGGCTGGCCGGCGCCTCGGCGGCCTGGCGGCTGACCGAGCGCGGGTGCTCGGTGACCCTCGTCGAGCGCGACGTCCCGGCCTCCGCGCAGGGCAGCTCGCACGGCTCGGCGCGCATCTTCCGCTACGCCTACCCGGAGCGGACCTACGTCGACCTGGTCGCGGCCTCGGAACCCGGCTGGGCGGAACTGGAGGCGCGGCACGGGGCTGCGCTCGTCATCCGCTGCGGCGCGCTGGACTTCGGTGCGCGGCGCGACCCGCACGGTCTCGCCGCGGTGCTGGCCGCGGCCGGCGTCGAGCACGAGCTGGTGCCGCGCGAGCAGGCCCGCGAGCGCTGGCCGCACGTCGCCGTCGACACCGACGTCCTGCACCACGCCGCCGGCGGGGTCCTGGACGCCGAGACGACCGTGCGGACGATGGTCGCCGCCGCGCGGGCCGGGGGCGCGGAGGTCCTCACCGGCTGGCCCCTGCAGCGGCTGGAACGCACGGGGGCGGGGTTCACCGCCCACGCCGCCGACGGCCGCACCCTGAGCGCCGGGCGGGTCGTGGTGAGCGCCGGGGGCTGGCTGCCGGACCTGCTGGGGGACCTGCCGCTGCCGGCGGGGTTCCTGGCCGCGTTCCCGCGCCTGGAGGTGCGCGAGGAGAACGCGTTCCACTTCCCGTACCGCGACGCCGGCGCCGACTGGCCCGCGCTCATCCACGAGGACGAAGACCTCAGCGTCTACGCCCTGCCCGGCGGGCGCGACGCGGGGTTCCGCGGTCAGAAGGTCGCCGAGTTCAACGGGGGTCGCGTCCTGCCCTCGGCCGCCGCGCGCACCGGCGTCGTCGACCCGGCCAACCGGGCCCGGGTCGTCGACCACGTCCGCCGGTTCCTGCCCGGCCTGGAACCGGAGCCCTACGCCGAGACGACCTGCCTGTTCACCAGCACCCCGACGGAGGACTTCGTCGTCGACGGGGCCGAGGGGGTGACGGTGCTCTCGCCGTGCTCCGGGCACGGGGCGAAGTTCGCGCCGCTGCTCGGGGAGGTCGCCGCCGACGTCGCCCTGGGCACCGGGTCGGTGCCGGAGCGGTTCCGGGTGGGGGTGGCCCGTGGCTGA
- a CDS encoding allantoate amidohydrolase, whose translation MAEPTTATGGLLAAIAGTGRDAVRGGYSRPVFSTAERDLVSWYEAELTARGLEPETDRNGIVWAWWNPAGLPLEGAVVTGSHLDSVPGGGAFDGPLGVASALRALDLLRGRGVEPARPLGLAVFPEEEGSRFGVACLGSRLLTGAVTAERALNLTDPDGNTFADVARRAGLDPAGFGRDEEALARIGVFVELHVEQGRGLVDLDAPVAVASSILGHGRWRFSVHGQGNHAGTTLLDDRRDPLLAASRVVVAVREVAAANPGTRATVGRLQPVPGGTNVIASRVDLWLDVRHPDDAVTAAVVAEISRWAVELAAGEGCTVDVREESLSPTVDFDPALARRLGATLGGVPALATGAGHDAGVLAAHVPTAMLFTRNPTGVSHSPEEFCTDDDAEAGSVALADVLADLLR comes from the coding sequence GTGGCTGAGCCCACCACCGCGACCGGCGGGCTGCTCGCCGCGATCGCCGGCACCGGGCGCGACGCCGTCCGCGGGGGCTACTCCCGGCCGGTGTTCTCCACCGCCGAGCGCGACCTCGTCTCCTGGTACGAGGCGGAACTCACCGCTCGCGGCCTGGAACCGGAGACCGACCGCAACGGGATCGTCTGGGCCTGGTGGAACCCCGCCGGTCTCCCGCTGGAGGGGGCCGTCGTCACCGGCAGCCACCTCGACTCCGTCCCCGGCGGAGGCGCGTTCGACGGGCCCCTGGGGGTCGCCTCGGCGTTGCGGGCGCTGGACCTGCTGCGCGGACGCGGCGTCGAACCCGCCCGGCCGCTGGGCCTGGCGGTGTTCCCGGAGGAGGAGGGTTCCCGCTTCGGCGTCGCCTGCCTCGGCTCGCGCCTGCTCACCGGCGCCGTCACCGCCGAACGGGCGCTGAACCTCACCGACCCCGACGGGAACACGTTCGCCGACGTGGCCCGCCGCGCCGGTCTCGACCCCGCCGGGTTCGGCCGCGACGAGGAGGCGCTGGCCCGGATCGGCGTCTTCGTCGAGCTGCACGTCGAGCAGGGCCGCGGGCTGGTCGACCTCGACGCTCCTGTGGCTGTCGCGTCCTCGATCCTCGGCCACGGCCGCTGGCGGTTCAGCGTCCACGGCCAGGGCAACCACGCCGGGACGACCCTGCTGGACGACCGCCGCGACCCGCTGCTGGCCGCCTCCCGGGTGGTCGTCGCCGTCCGCGAGGTCGCCGCCGCGAACCCCGGCACCCGCGCGACGGTGGGGCGGTTGCAGCCGGTCCCGGGCGGGACCAACGTCATCGCCTCCCGCGTCGACCTGTGGCTGGACGTCCGCCACCCCGACGACGCGGTGACGGCCGCGGTCGTCGCGGAGATCTCCCGGTGGGCCGTGGAGCTGGCCGCGGGGGAGGGGTGCACCGTGGACGTGCGCGAGGAGTCCCTCAGCCCCACCGTCGACTTCGACCCCGCGCTGGCGCGGCGGTTGGGCGCGACGCTGGGCGGAGTGCCGGCGCTGGCGACGGGGGCGGGTCACGACGCGGGGGTGCTGGCCGCGCACGTGCCCACGGCGATGCTCTTCACCCGCAACCCCACCGGGGTGTCGCACTCCCCGGAGGAGTTCTGCACCGACGACGACGCCGAGGCCGGGTCGGTGGCCCTCGCCGACGTCCTGGCCGACCTCCTGCGCTGA
- a CDS encoding TIGR03557 family F420-dependent LLM class oxidoreductase — protein MSAVGIGYTCMSEQSDPRWLVRDALAAEEAGFDTIVFSDHASPWLTTQGHAPYAWSVLGAVAATTSRVELMTYVTCPTVRYHPAIVAQKAATVQILSEGRFVLGLGSGENLNEHVVGQGWPAVEERQDMLVEACEIISNLFDGELLTYAGDYFRVDSHRLWDVPEHRVPIAVAISGEKSATRFSPLAEHAIAVEPEAALGAWDAAREPGQTPSRKIGQMPVSWDADRDTAIARAHEQFRWFAGGWKVNADLPTTAGFAGATQFVRPEDVAGKIPCGNDVDAIVEAASAYFEAGFTDLALVQIGGEHQSEFLRVAQSEIIPALREAAGSDDPSPS, from the coding sequence GTGAGCGCCGTCGGCATCGGCTACACCTGCATGAGCGAGCAGTCCGACCCGCGCTGGCTGGTGCGCGACGCGCTGGCCGCCGAGGAGGCCGGCTTCGACACGATCGTCTTCTCCGACCACGCCTCGCCGTGGCTGACGACCCAGGGCCACGCCCCCTACGCGTGGTCGGTGCTGGGGGCGGTGGCCGCGACGACGTCGCGGGTGGAGCTCATGACGTACGTGACCTGCCCGACGGTCCGGTACCACCCGGCGATCGTCGCGCAGAAGGCCGCGACGGTGCAGATCCTCTCCGAGGGGCGCTTCGTCCTGGGCCTGGGTTCGGGGGAGAACCTCAACGAGCACGTCGTGGGCCAGGGGTGGCCGGCGGTCGAGGAGCGCCAGGACATGCTCGTCGAGGCGTGCGAGATCATCTCCAACCTCTTCGACGGGGAGCTGCTCACCTACGCCGGGGACTACTTCCGGGTGGACTCCCACCGGCTGTGGGACGTGCCCGAGCACCGGGTCCCGATCGCGGTCGCCATCAGCGGCGAGAAGTCCGCGACGCGGTTCTCCCCGCTGGCCGAGCACGCGATCGCGGTGGAGCCGGAGGCCGCGCTGGGGGCGTGGGACGCCGCCCGCGAACCCGGGCAGACCCCGAGCCGCAAGATCGGCCAGATGCCGGTGAGCTGGGACGCCGACCGCGACACCGCCATCGCTCGCGCCCACGAACAGTTCCGCTGGTTCGCCGGCGGCTGGAAGGTGAACGCCGACCTGCCGACCACCGCGGGTTTCGCGGGGGCGACGCAGTTCGTCCGCCCCGAGGACGTCGCGGGGAAGATCCCGTGCGGCAACGACGTGGACGCGATCGTCGAGGCCGCGTCGGCGTACTTCGAGGCCGGGTTCACCGACCTCGCCCTGGTGCAGATCGGGGGCGAGCACCAGTCGGAGTTCCTCCGCGTCGCGCAGAGCGAGATCATCCCGGCGCTGCGCGAGGCCGCCGGCAGCGACGACCCCTCCCCCAGCTGA
- a CDS encoding type 1 glutamine amidotransferase domain-containing protein — translation MTDSALKGKKVAFLVATEGIEQVELTEPWKAVQEAGGEPVLLSTKEGTVQAFDHLDAADTFPVDVVVDHASPSEYAALVLPGGVANPDALRTSLSAVKFVGQFAASVRPIAAICHAPWTLVEADVVKGRRLTSWPSLRTDLRNAGAEWVDEEVVVDRNGPGPLITSRNPDDLPAFNRVLVETLAEVTA, via the coding sequence ATGACGGACAGTGCGTTGAAGGGCAAGAAGGTCGCGTTCCTCGTCGCCACCGAGGGCATCGAGCAGGTCGAGCTGACCGAGCCGTGGAAGGCGGTGCAGGAGGCGGGCGGCGAGCCCGTGCTCCTCTCCACGAAGGAGGGCACCGTGCAGGCCTTCGACCACCTGGACGCCGCCGACACCTTCCCGGTCGACGTGGTCGTCGACCACGCCAGCCCCAGCGAGTACGCCGCGCTGGTGCTGCCCGGCGGGGTCGCCAACCCCGACGCGCTGCGCACCAGCCTGTCGGCGGTGAAGTTCGTGGGCCAGTTCGCGGCCTCGGTCCGCCCGATCGCGGCCATCTGCCACGCCCCGTGGACCCTGGTCGAGGCGGACGTGGTGAAGGGGCGGCGCCTGACGTCGTGGCCCTCGCTGAGGACGGACCTGCGCAACGCCGGGGCGGAGTGGGTCGACGAGGAGGTCGTCGTGGACCGCAACGGTCCCGGCCCGCTCATCACCAGCCGCAACCCCGACGACCTGCCCGCGTTCAACCGGGTCCTCGTCGAGACCCTCGCGGAGGTGACCGCGTGA
- the fbaA gene encoding class II fructose-bisphosphate aldolase, translated as MPIATPDVYAEMLDRAKAGSFAYPAINISSSITLNAAIRGFAEAESDGIVQVSTGGAEFLSGTTVKDMVLGAQALAEYAHHVAKGYGVNIALHTDHCPKDKLDGFVRPLLDISAERVASGRDPLFQSHMWDGSAVPLEENLSIAQELLGRAAAARIVLEVEIGVVGGEEDGVAHEINDKLYTTVEDALATVDALGTGEKGRYLTALTFGNVHGVYKPGGVKLRPEILKDIQEQVGARVGKDKPFDLVFHGGSGSSDQEISDAVDYGVIKMNVDTDTQYAFTRPIVDHVFRNYDGVLKVDGEVGNKKTYDPRVWGKAAETGMAARVVEAAQALRSAGKSVK; from the coding sequence ATGCCCATCGCCACCCCGGACGTCTACGCCGAGATGCTCGACCGCGCGAAGGCCGGGTCCTTCGCCTACCCCGCGATCAACATCTCCTCGAGCATCACCCTCAACGCCGCCATCCGCGGCTTCGCCGAGGCCGAGAGCGACGGCATCGTCCAGGTCTCCACCGGCGGGGCGGAGTTCCTCTCCGGCACCACCGTCAAGGACATGGTCCTGGGTGCGCAGGCCCTGGCCGAGTACGCCCACCACGTCGCCAAGGGCTACGGCGTCAACATCGCCCTGCACACCGACCACTGCCCGAAGGACAAGCTGGACGGCTTCGTCCGCCCCCTCCTCGACATCTCCGCCGAGCGCGTGGCGTCCGGGCGCGACCCGCTGTTCCAGTCGCACATGTGGGACGGCTCGGCCGTGCCGCTGGAGGAGAACCTCTCCATCGCCCAGGAGCTGCTCGGGCGGGCCGCCGCCGCGAGGATCGTCCTCGAGGTCGAGATCGGCGTCGTGGGCGGCGAGGAGGACGGCGTCGCGCACGAGATCAACGACAAGCTCTACACGACCGTCGAGGACGCGCTGGCGACGGTGGACGCCCTCGGGACGGGGGAGAAGGGCCGCTACCTGACCGCCCTGACCTTCGGCAACGTGCACGGCGTCTACAAGCCCGGCGGGGTCAAGCTGCGCCCGGAGATCCTCAAGGACATCCAGGAGCAGGTCGGGGCGCGGGTCGGCAAGGACAAGCCCTTCGACCTCGTCTTCCACGGCGGCTCCGGCTCCTCGGACCAGGAGATCAGCGACGCGGTCGACTACGGCGTGATCAAGATGAACGTCGACACCGACACCCAGTACGCCTTCACCCGCCCGATCGTGGACCACGTCTTCCGCAACTACGACGGCGTCCTCAAGGTCGACGGCGAGGTCGGCAACAAGAAGACCTACGACCCCCGCGTGTGGGGCAAGGCCGCGGAGACGGGCATGGCCGCCCGCGTCGTCGAGGCCGCGCAGGCGCTGCGCAGCGCGGGCAAGAGCGTGAAGTGA
- a CDS encoding STAS domain-containing protein, producing MTNDATPPGEAPRVPQVRSVDPGSVHVLYEPRATRVVLTGEIDAELGPDLLEAAEDALASGRPLQVDAHHVTFMDSTGLAFLARLASRSKGRRVTLIRPPAVVKFLIETTNIVQLLDVVDEEPGLSTPDDDEPQPA from the coding sequence ATGACGAACGACGCGACACCCCCGGGCGAGGCCCCCCGGGTGCCCCAGGTGCGCTCCGTGGACCCTGGATCGGTGCACGTCCTGTACGAACCGCGGGCGACCCGGGTGGTCCTCACGGGCGAGATCGACGCCGAGCTCGGCCCGGACCTGCTCGAGGCCGCGGAGGACGCGCTCGCCTCGGGCCGGCCGCTGCAGGTGGACGCGCACCACGTGACCTTCATGGACTCGACGGGCCTGGCGTTCCTCGCCCGGCTCGCCTCGCGCTCCAAGGGCCGCCGGGTGACGCTCATCCGCCCGCCGGCGGTGGTGAAGTTCCTCATCGAGACGACGAACATCGTCCAGCTGCTCGACGTCGTGGACGAGGAGCCGGGGCTGTCCACGCCCGACGACGACGAGCCGCAGCCGGCCTGA
- a CDS encoding ATP-binding SpoIIE family protein phosphatase: protein MSRSSPQALALREPAALLLLSTAPATAAGELLALDGTARAAAGLAGGEAPPRDLTAFRRCAGLPDHPVWDRLEGGEAPAGERLPGDLWVSAGRVPGRDQLLVTVVHTQATEPGAPPGDVVAAGPGTALSALHRDDLVVEWVDGGFTRTTGTPAGEVLGRSPHHLVRTRDEAALAELDRSARRDGPATLTLLDHRADGTAFLHQVRTFPLADRTGAPTHVVSWHSDVTRRTAEEHTDARAAERRATARLEVLRRLDGVVAEDDPTHGVQAIVRVLGDHVVAAAMVLLLRDRPSGPGAEVEVAVAHGPHLHGLLGRSLPRTRQDGPDPLLDPAGPDAPDVLDVASLAAGRPAGSPSAWLAGLTAGTGALALPLRGREDVVGVLVVVPHPAGIGPEDRTVLTSAARRAGLLVENARLHAREHALAETLQRSMLPDPTGADGIDGLDVWTFYSSNVEHAQVGGDWYDVLPGSTGAGGQHVAGIVVGDVVGHDVEAAAAMGQIRSVVRSAAHEFDDPASVLMRVDQLTGGMRIARMASLVYATLQRLDDGGWEMAWSSAGHLPPLLRRGGAADGEPRRVEVLSEATGTLVGLGERPRPTRERALAPGDVLVFYTDGLIETRARPMHDGLEVLVDVLGRSRARDAAGIGEELLAGLGDTPEDDTAIVVVRVPEESERDGEPLPTADTPRRRRWQLPSEPSSIGKARHATLRACAVWGLEVGPQAEIVVSELVANAVLHGWGTVGLRLFDLPGALRLEVEDDSPEEPQVVEARPDGGGGHGMRLVASLGRWGTTRTRRGKIVWVEIPTAPED from the coding sequence ATGTCCCGCAGCAGCCCGCAGGCCCTGGCGCTGCGCGAGCCCGCTGCGCTGCTCCTGCTGAGCACGGCCCCGGCCACCGCCGCGGGGGAGCTGCTGGCCCTCGACGGGACGGCCCGGGCCGCGGCCGGCCTGGCCGGCGGCGAGGCGCCCCCGCGGGACCTGACCGCCTTCCGCCGGTGCGCCGGCCTGCCCGACCACCCCGTCTGGGACCGGCTGGAGGGCGGGGAGGCCCCCGCCGGGGAGCGGCTGCCCGGGGACCTGTGGGTCAGCGCCGGCCGGGTTCCCGGCCGCGACCAGCTGCTCGTCACCGTGGTGCACACCCAGGCCACCGAGCCGGGCGCGCCCCCGGGCGACGTCGTCGCCGCCGGCCCCGGCACGGCCCTGTCGGCGCTGCACCGCGACGACCTCGTCGTGGAGTGGGTCGACGGCGGCTTCACCCGCACCACCGGCACCCCGGCCGGGGAGGTGCTGGGCCGCTCCCCGCACCACCTCGTGCGGACCCGCGACGAGGCGGCGCTGGCCGAGCTGGACCGCTCCGCGCGCCGGGACGGGCCCGCCACGCTCACCCTGCTCGACCACCGCGCCGACGGGACCGCCTTCCTGCACCAGGTGCGCACCTTCCCCCTCGCCGACCGCACCGGCGCGCCCACCCACGTCGTCTCCTGGCACTCCGACGTCACCCGCCGCACCGCGGAGGAGCACACCGACGCCCGCGCCGCCGAGCGCCGCGCCACCGCCCGGCTGGAGGTCCTGCGCCGCCTCGACGGCGTCGTCGCCGAGGACGACCCCACCCACGGCGTGCAGGCCATCGTGCGGGTGCTGGGGGACCACGTCGTCGCCGCCGCCATGGTCCTGCTGCTGCGCGACCGCCCCAGCGGCCCGGGCGCCGAGGTCGAGGTCGCCGTCGCCCACGGGCCGCACCTGCACGGGCTCCTCGGCCGCAGCCTGCCCCGGACCCGCCAGGACGGCCCCGACCCGCTGCTGGACCCCGCCGGACCCGACGCCCCCGACGTCCTCGACGTCGCCTCCCTCGCCGCCGGCCGGCCCGCCGGGTCCCCCAGCGCCTGGCTGGCCGGGCTCACCGCGGGAACCGGAGCGCTCGCCCTGCCGTTGCGCGGACGGGAGGACGTCGTCGGCGTCCTCGTCGTCGTCCCGCACCCCGCCGGGATCGGCCCGGAGGACCGCACCGTCCTCACCAGCGCCGCCCGCCGAGCCGGGCTGCTGGTGGAGAACGCGCGGCTGCACGCACGGGAGCACGCCCTGGCCGAGACGCTGCAGCGCAGCATGCTGCCCGACCCCACGGGCGCCGACGGGATCGACGGCCTGGACGTCTGGACGTTCTACTCCTCCAACGTCGAGCACGCCCAGGTCGGCGGGGACTGGTACGACGTGCTGCCCGGCAGCACCGGCGCCGGCGGGCAGCACGTCGCGGGGATCGTCGTCGGCGACGTCGTCGGCCACGACGTCGAGGCCGCCGCCGCCATGGGGCAGATCCGCTCCGTCGTCCGCTCCGCCGCCCACGAGTTCGACGACCCCGCCAGCGTCCTGATGCGCGTGGACCAGCTCACCGGGGGGATGCGGATCGCGCGGATGGCCAGCCTCGTCTACGCCACCCTGCAGCGCCTCGACGACGGCGGCTGGGAGATGGCCTGGTCCAGCGCCGGGCACCTGCCGCCGCTGCTGCGCCGCGGCGGCGCGGCCGACGGGGAGCCCCGGCGCGTGGAGGTCCTCAGCGAGGCCACCGGCACCCTCGTCGGGCTGGGCGAGCGCCCCCGCCCCACCCGCGAACGGGCCCTGGCCCCCGGCGACGTCCTGGTCTTCTACACCGACGGGCTCATCGAGACCCGGGCCCGGCCCATGCACGACGGCCTCGAGGTCCTCGTCGACGTCCTCGGCCGCTCCCGGGCCCGCGACGCGGCCGGCATCGGCGAGGAGCTGCTCGCCGGGCTCGGCGACACCCCCGAGGACGACACCGCCATCGTCGTCGTCCGGGTCCCCGAGGAGTCCGAGCGCGACGGCGAGCCGCTGCCCACCGCCGACACCCCCCGCCGCCGCCGCTGGCAGCTGCCCTCGGAGCCCTCCTCCATCGGCAAGGCCCGCCACGCGACCCTGCGCGCCTGCGCGGTCTGGGGCCTGGAGGTCGGCCCCCAGGCCGAGATCGTCGTGTCCGAGCTCGTCGCCAACGCCGTCCTGCACGGCTGGGGGACCGTCGGGCTGCGGCTGTTCGACCTGCCCGGCGCGCTGCGCCTGGAGGTCGAGGACGACAGCCCCGAGGAGCCGCAGGTCGTCGAGGCCCGCCCCGACGGCGGCGGCGGGCACGGCATGCGCCTGGTCGCCTCGCTGGGGCGGTGGGGGACCACCCGCACCCGCCGGGGGAAGATCGTGTGGGTCGAGATCCCCACCGCCCCCGAGGACTGA
- a CDS encoding DUF3151 domain-containing protein, producing MATGTNLLGGPPPTHLPAIPAVDAALAAGTDPAEVAAAHPAASLPWALLGERALAAGGAVTTTDAVTAYAFARTGYHRGLDALRRAGWRGHGPVPWAHEPNRGFLRALAVLQRAAERIGETEEAVRCTTFLHDCDPVAARELLPS from the coding sequence GTGGCCACCGGGACGAACCTGCTGGGCGGACCCCCGCCCACCCACCTGCCCGCGATCCCCGCCGTCGACGCGGCGCTGGCCGCCGGGACCGACCCCGCCGAGGTCGCCGCCGCGCACCCGGCGGCGTCGCTGCCGTGGGCGCTGCTGGGCGAGCGCGCGCTGGCCGCGGGCGGGGCGGTCACGACGACCGACGCCGTGACCGCCTACGCCTTCGCCCGCACCGGGTACCACCGCGGGCTGGACGCGCTGCGGCGCGCGGGCTGGCGCGGCCACGGCCCGGTGCCGTGGGCCCACGAGCCCAACCGGGGCTTCCTGCGCGCCCTCGCCGTCCTGCAGCGGGCCGCGGAGCGCATCGGGGAGACCGAGGAGGCCGTGCGCTGCACCACGTTCCTCCACGACTGCGACCCCGTCGCGGCGCGGGAGCTGCTGCCCTCGTGA
- a CDS encoding NAD(P)/FAD-dependent oxidoreductase yields the protein MNDAAGATPERPVLVVGAGISGLACARVLADAGVPVRVLDRGRRVGGRMSGRRVETAVGTRVVDLGASYFTVSGSGGFAAQVADWQARGLAHPWTDTFATISGRADDGGGITGSSSGPVRWGAGGGLRTLLDDLVEPPGRERLDVVHGIDVEAVDVGPDGPTADGRPAAAVVLAMPDPQAADLLPRMVASRLDVSARWNWRPCIAVYAAWPQRWWPDFHGAFVNDSDLLVFLGDDGSRRGDGAPVLVAHVAPDVSSDHLDAPAAIVPRVLAELGPLLGVPATPEATWARAHRWSLASPLRQHTGASSGWDEVSRTGVCGDAWGERSKVQTAWESGTALGGDLAARFAR from the coding sequence GTGAACGACGCCGCCGGGGCGACCCCCGAACGTCCCGTCCTGGTCGTGGGGGCGGGGATCTCCGGGCTGGCCTGCGCCCGGGTGCTGGCCGACGCCGGGGTCCCCGTCCGCGTCCTCGACCGCGGCCGCCGCGTGGGCGGGCGGATGAGCGGGCGGCGGGTCGAGACGGCCGTCGGCACCCGCGTCGTCGACCTCGGGGCGTCGTACTTCACCGTGAGCGGGTCCGGCGGCTTCGCCGCCCAGGTCGCGGACTGGCAGGCCCGGGGCCTGGCCCACCCCTGGACCGACACCTTCGCCACGATCTCCGGGCGCGCCGACGACGGCGGCGGGATCACCGGTTCCTCCTCCGGCCCGGTGCGCTGGGGCGCGGGCGGGGGGCTGCGCACGCTGCTGGACGACCTGGTCGAACCCCCGGGCCGCGAGCGGCTGGACGTCGTGCACGGCATCGACGTCGAGGCCGTCGACGTCGGCCCCGACGGGCCGACCGCGGACGGGCGCCCCGCCGCGGCCGTCGTGCTCGCGATGCCCGACCCGCAGGCCGCGGACCTGCTGCCGCGCATGGTCGCCAGCCGGCTGGACGTGTCCGCGCGGTGGAACTGGCGCCCCTGCATCGCCGTGTACGCGGCGTGGCCGCAGCGGTGGTGGCCGGACTTCCACGGCGCCTTCGTCAACGACTCCGACCTGCTCGTCTTCCTCGGCGACGACGGGTCCCGGCGCGGGGACGGCGCCCCCGTCCTCGTCGCCCACGTCGCCCCCGACGTCTCCAGCGACCACCTGGACGCCCCGGCCGCGATCGTGCCGCGGGTGCTGGCCGAGCTCGGCCCGCTGCTGGGCGTGCCGGCCACGCCCGAGGCCACCTGGGCGCGGGCCCACCGCTGGTCGCTGGCCTCCCCCCTGCGCCAGCACACCGGGGCCAGCAGCGGGTGGGACGAGGTCAGCCGCACCGGTGTCTGCGGCGACGCCTGGGGCGAGCGGTCCAAGGTGCAGACGGCGTGGGAGTCCGGCACGGCCCTGGGCGGGGACCTCGCCGCGCGCTTCGCGCGCTGA
- a CDS encoding adenylosuccinate synthase, protein MPAIVLVGAQWGDEGKGKATDALGARVDYVVKFNGGNNAGHTVVVGDEKYALHLLPSGILTPGVTPVIGNGVVVDLSVLFEEIDALTARGVDCSKLLLSASAHVIAPYHRVLDQVTERFLGSRKIGTTGRGIGPTYADKINRIGIRVQDLFDESILRQKVEGALDQKNHLLLKVYNRRAVSVDETVENLLSFRDRIAPMVTDVSLELSRALDRDEIVLFEGGQATMLDIDHGTYPYVTSSNATAAGACTGAGIPPNRVDRIVAVVKAYTTRVGEGPFPTELLDADGEKLRQDGGEFGTTTGRPRRTGWYDAVISRYSARINGVTDFVLTKLDTLTGWERIPVCVAYDVDGVRHDEIPMSQSDFHHAKPIYEFFDGWTEDITGARSMEDLPKNAQAYVEALEAISGSRISAVGVGPDREQTVVRHDLLG, encoded by the coding sequence ATGCCCGCGATCGTGCTCGTCGGCGCCCAGTGGGGGGACGAGGGCAAGGGCAAGGCCACCGACGCCCTCGGCGCACGGGTCGACTACGTGGTGAAGTTCAACGGCGGCAACAACGCCGGGCACACCGTCGTGGTCGGGGACGAGAAGTACGCCCTGCACCTGCTGCCCAGCGGGATCCTCACCCCCGGCGTGACCCCGGTCATCGGCAACGGCGTCGTGGTGGACCTCTCGGTGCTCTTCGAGGAGATCGACGCGCTCACCGCGCGCGGCGTCGACTGCTCCAAGCTCCTGCTCTCCGCCTCCGCCCACGTCATCGCCCCCTACCACCGGGTGCTGGACCAGGTCACGGAGCGCTTCCTCGGCAGCCGGAAGATCGGGACCACCGGCCGCGGCATCGGCCCCACCTACGCCGACAAGATCAACCGCATCGGGATCCGGGTGCAGGACCTCTTCGACGAGTCCATCCTGCGCCAGAAGGTCGAGGGCGCCCTCGACCAGAAGAACCACCTGCTGCTGAAGGTCTACAACCGCCGCGCGGTGTCGGTCGACGAGACCGTGGAGAACCTGCTCTCGTTCCGCGACCGCATCGCGCCCATGGTCACCGACGTCAGCCTGGAGCTGTCGCGGGCGCTGGACCGCGACGAGATCGTCCTCTTCGAGGGCGGGCAGGCCACGATGCTCGACATCGACCACGGCACCTACCCCTACGTCACGTCCTCGAACGCGACGGCGGCCGGGGCCTGCACCGGGGCGGGGATCCCCCCGAACCGCGTCGACCGCATCGTCGCCGTGGTCAAGGCGTACACCACGCGCGTGGGCGAGGGCCCGTTCCCGACGGAGCTCCTCGACGCCGACGGCGAGAAGCTGCGCCAGGACGGCGGCGAGTTCGGCACCACGACCGGGCGCCCGCGCCGCACCGGCTGGTACGACGCGGTCATCTCCCGCTACTCCGCCCGCATCAACGGGGTCACCGACTTCGTGCTCACCAAGCTGGACACCCTCACCGGCTGGGAGCGCATCCCGGTGTGCGTCGCCTACGACGTCGACGGGGTCCGCCACGACGAGATCCCCATGTCCCAGAGCGACTTCCACCACGCGAAGCCGATCTACGAGTTCTTCGACGGCTGGACCGAGGACATCACCGGCGCCCGGTCGATGGAGGACCTGCCCAAGAACGCGCAGGCCTACGTCGAGGCCCTCGAAGCGATCTCCGGTTCCCGCATCTCCGCGGTCGGGGTCGGGCCGGACCGCGAGCAGACCGTCGTGCGGCACGACCTCCTCGGATGA